One Puntigrus tetrazona isolate hp1 chromosome 25, ASM1883169v1, whole genome shotgun sequence genomic window, GCCCCAGTCATCCTGGCCCTGCTCGGTGTCTGGTACGTCAACTTCTTCCAGGCCGAGACACATGCCCTGCTGCCCTACGACCAGTACATGCACCGCTTAGCTGCGTACTTCCAACAGGTCGGTCTGATGAAGTTTCAGGAAAGGCACTTGTTGAGACCTTTTGTTGAGTTGTTGATTATTTCTCAGGGAGACATGGAGTCCAACGGGAAGTATATCACCAAGTCTGGCACTCGTGTGAATTACCACACTGGGCCCATTGTATGGGGAGAACCGGGAACCAACGGACAGCACGCCTTCTACCAGCTTATTCACCAGGGTCTGTGGTCCTAACCCACCACTGTGGACTAGTTCCTAGTGTAACTGCCCATTTGTGATGCATTTATCACATAACAGATCTTTTTATCTGCAGGCACTCGCTTGATTCCGGCTGACTTCCTCATTCCTGCTCAGAGTCAGCATCCTATCAGAGATAATCTGCATCATAAGGTACACAGATGATCTGCATGGTTCACGACACACCCTTGTTTTCTGGTTCTCTTTGTCATGCCCCAGATGGAATTTGAACAGTGTTTGTCTAAGCGTTACTTCTCATTTCATAAATCTGGTAGATCCTGATGGCGAACTTCCTGGCGCAAACAGAGGCTCTGATGAGGGGAAAGACCTCTGAAGAGGCCAAGAAGGAGCTCCAGGGTGCTGGGATGTCTGGAGATGCACTGGAGAAACTCTTGCCCCATAAAGTGAGTGGTTGTTTACTTGACAACCATTTGTCGATAcatctttttgtatttaaactgGAACTGTAGGTTGGTGGTTAGTGGACATGCTTTGACAAATGCACTGCCATCGGCGTGTTACGGTCATGCAGGGTTTGGTttgaatatacaaaataattgcCAAGGTGGCCTAAAGCAGGAGTAGCCAACCGTGCTTCTGGAGAGCTACCATCCTTCAGGCTTGGAGTTGCAGGAATGTAGTTCTCTTTAGGAGCAAGGCTTTCTACCCATGACAAAAAGAGCATTTCCCAACCCTGTTCTCGGAGGCGTTCTGTACAgtgcacatttttcaaactcACCAAAAATGCATGGTagatgctgatatttttttccctcgGTAGGGCACCATGGTGTGAAAACAACTATGGCCGCCATATTGAACAGTTGTTCCGAAGTGCTCAAAACTTGTGGAATCAAGTATTGCGAAGGGTACAATTTAGGGATACTTCGGGTCTCCATGATCCTTTGCGTACCTTCTTTACATAATGGCAGTGCCTCAGTGTGGCCACAGGATAATGTACTAGGGCACTAGTAGAAACAGTTGCGTggattatataatatttacaaatccTCTCTTATGGCCTAATATATGCATGGTTTAGAATCCTGCCAGAAGTAGTTAATCCGGGTACTTTTTGCTTACGGTTTTATCACACTATAAGGTTGGTCCTAGTCCTGGATTTTTTACTTTGTGGCATGTTTTTCTGGTGTGTAATTTATACAAGAACGGACCATGAGTAAATTCGAGTGGTGATTTCATTTGTAGGTTTTCGAAGGGAACAAGCCAAGCAACTCGatcatctttaaaaaacttACCCCTTTCATGCTTGGTGCACTCGTTGGTAAGTATCAAAACATGTTGTACCGCTTTTCTTTTTCTAGAttgttgattttagtttttttttttaaaccccacGCTCATGGACAATATGATGTATTTCAGCCATGTATGAACACAAGATCTTTGTGCAAGGTGTGATGTGGGATATCAACAGTTATGACCAATGGGGGTGAGTCCAGATTAAAGTCGTTAGCAGTTTCTACTGGGTCGAAACCAATTATGACTACCTTGTAAGACATTGGATGATTGAGGTGTACATTTACAGAGAATTTTTATCTGTACCATCAGAGTGGAGCTCGGCAAGCAGCTGGCCAAAAAGATCGAACCTGAGCTGCAGGATAACGCAGACGTTCATTCCCACGACTCCTCCACCAATGGACTCATCAGTTTCTTCAAGAAGAACCGCTCTTAAATGTTTCCTCCCCTTCTACCCTACCTCTGCTGGGCCCCCTCATCCAATGAGATTAGCGAATTATGTATTAACGCTTGGCATAGTTCAGACAGTAAGCCTAGACGAGGAGGATGAGCACTTTATGTCTGTCATCATCTAAAAGCCATGAGATTCTTGTGTGTTGTGTAAGATTTGACTCTATCATGTATCTGTGGACCAGTATGGACGACCTGTATCTGTTTGCACTGCACATTCTAGATGGATTTCATGTTCTCCTTTGGATCAAGGAaccacaataaatatattatttgtcaCCTTGCTCTCCTGGCTGCATATTCTTTTTGTTCAGCAAAATGTCTTTAACGATGACAGATTAAGTGTCTATTACATGGACCAGCACGCGTTCCAGAACCATAATTGGCAGCCTTTCTCTTCAACTGCAAGCCATGCCTCATGTTTCTGGTGCCTTTCGTGCAAATCAGGTTATTCTACCATTATTTGCCAATGTTACATCCACACAATGAGCAAAacgctttacttttttgttttttttgttatatgttCCATAACCTGTTTTGGAAACGTGACCTGATTTGACACCACCTCTTGTTTTAGAAACTCATGTTTCAAACATTACTTGGGCTTAATATTTTGAGTTGAAGAGGGGAATTTCTCTCTAAGTTAGCAAACATATTAAATGTACAACTACTGTAGACTGTATGAACATAGATTTATGTGACATGAATGTTGGtccagaaaaaaacattgagcTAGACGTCACAGTTACCTGAAAGGGGTGCATTACCAAAATCACCTGATTCTTATTTGTGTACACAATTCATCTAGAATTACAAAAACTTGATACTAAAGCTTGGTGGTTGTGAAAGTAGatctaaatgtttctttaaatgctgtCAGGCCAGGGGACCTTTGAGCCAACAAGtgcaatttcacattttatcagGTTAATGTGTCCAattatgttgttaaaagcacattacattttacagtttccGTTTGATTCGGTGTAGCTGTTTGTACCCTAAGATGAAATGGGGACTACAGCTTTATATAAGAAAAtaggtttcattttattttagttattttagtcatgtaggtgcaaagttaaagtgccgtcaaaataaagtgttaccagaaaaTGGTAACCTTCAACCCAATTTTTCTACAGCCGTAGGCACGTTTACACATGTctaaatatacaacatatgATATGCACTGGTTGAGGGCGGGATTCGTTTCGGTGCGCAGCATAAAACCTGGAAGATTTACAAGATTCACGCACTCATCAAACCAGCTGAGCACAATAGACAGGTTGTAATCTCACACGCGCCTTTCTAGATCTCCTGATAGCATTGGCTGCTTCGTTCCTGTGCGTGGTGTAGACATGGAGGCGTTTGTAGAAGGCTGTCTGGGGTTTCTGTACGATCTGCTGGTGGTAGTCTGTGTTGGGCTGCTGCTTCTGCAGGTTGCTGAGGGCCGGACGGTGAGGTGGCTGGGGCTGCTCGTGGTTTCTGGAGTGACTTTGAGCTGTTTGGTCAATTCAAGCGCTCTTAAAGTAGGCATTGTGAGTGTGCTGTGTAGTGTCATCCACTATGTAGGGCGAGAAGGGGTCATGCTGCCTGCCCAAAACAAGGCTGTACTAATCACAGGTAAGACATTGTCCCATTTGCTTCTGTGCATAATTGGCTAAAtgatgtgtttgtgcatttgtgtttgtgcaaaGTATATTCTACTAGGGTGATTCTCATTAAACTTCTCGAAAACTAAATCGAGTTTGATATAAAATTGCAGTTTCTATAAAGTAATGAAGACTAACATTGTTAACAATTTaggacattgtttttttttacattcctcCCAACGTTTCCAGTCCTGAATTTCCAGTCAAATTTCAATACAGTAATGTTATCAGTACTGAcagtatacataaataatttgaaagaaATGCCTTTAAGctgattaaaaaattataataataattaaagcagGTGGTAgagtattataataataagaataccATCTAGGGGTAAATGTTCTTAATATCGctgtacatacagtataatcAGTCCTTAAACTCTTCTTCTCAAATGAAATGTGAGCATGTTTGAAATCAGTATTTCTCTGCCACCCAACTAAACTTTGCACCTTGAACTTCTCTCAGTAAGGTTAACTGCACTGGTTCCTATAAATCACCGCTGCATTCTTTGATGTCACTTGACACAGACTGGCTTCTGTACAGATCAAAATTATACGAACTGCTGCGTTTCTACGTAGATGCTTTCAGTAATTTCCTTTGGCAGACGGCAACCCAATGCTACCCATTTGCATGGAATTGTGGAAAACGTAGCAGAACTGACCTTGTGTTTGTCTTACAGGTTGTGATTCGGGTTTTGGTCATGATCTGGCCAGGTTTTTAGACGTTGCAGGGATGAGGGTGTTTGCCGGGGTTCTGGATGAACTCGGTCCTGGAGCTCTGGAGCTAAAGAAAGCTGCATCTCCAAACCTCACTGTCCTACAGTTGGACATCACCAACAGCAGCCAGATCACACAGGCACACCGGTATATCCAGAGCCAAACAGGCAAAACAGGTAAGAAAACCTCACTGACTTACAGGTCAGTGTACCTTTTTTGGTCAGCCAAGAAGGGTTTAGCATACTATTTTGAATGTTCTAATGTTAGCTGCATTCCTTCTTATAGCGACATCctcttacatttaaaaaatttagtTTAGTATTGCTCTATCCTAGTCTATTCTCTTCGGAGctcaaagtaaaaatacaaatatgaatataacccatcgatctgcttcaaaAGACATGTGTTAACGCCCCCAGAGGCAAGTTAGTTTTATGATGGATATAtccggagcttcaaaataatagacacaagcattaccaagctttgAAGAgccagaataataataaaaaaaaaaactaaaacctctgtgtttgtctgaaagaagactTGGGGGTGATTTTTGGGTGTACTGGTCCTCCAATCACCCCCCTAACGCTATGTGGTTGCTACAAAACCCTGtaacaaccacatagcaatgccCTGGCATTAAGCTTTACTAACATTCATgctattttttgtcttgtgcgcAGGACTCTGGGCACTGGTGAACAATGCTGGAGTGCTTGGATACATGTGTGATGGAGAAATTCagccaattaaaatgtataaaaaataccTAGATGTGAATTTTATTGGTAGCGTAGAGATAACAAAAGTCTTTCTGCCTCTGATACGCCAATCAAAAGGACGACTCGTCAGTATATCAAGCATGGCAGGTAAAGTATTTGTAAGCATGCAGTTTTGTAGACCTCGGGTACTGAATAGTCTCTTACAAAAGATGTATCCTGATTCTATtaaggagtaaaaaaaaataccaatgaACAGCTTTGAAATCAATCACTGATTTCCTTCAAGGAGAAGTTCCGATTCCTGGATTCGCGGGATATGGAGCGTCTAAAGCGGCACTGACCTCATTCTGTGGAGCGATCAGACAGGAACTCTTACGCTGGGGAGTCAAAGTCATCATCGTTCAACCTGGAGCTTTCAAAACAAGTGAGAATGAAGGCCCTTTCGCACCAATAGCCATATTAGCGCTAACACCGAAAGACGTTATGCAGTTTATTGTAAGCATGCTGTAGTTAATAAATGCTCAAACTCTTAAAAGTAGGCGTACTCTGACTGGCCATCAATGCTTTTATCATTCAGTGGCTAAAAAAGAAGTTATTACAATAATATCATTGcaaggttacactttattttgatagtccactgtAGACATTACTGTAAGTAACTTACAGTCGCAGTTACAAACTAATCTAAACTCtctaatttgcaactacatgtctactgtCTCCCAGAGTAGACTGTTttatggtaggtttagggttagtagaataagttgacaagTTTTTgatagtatgttgtggacccattgaaataaagtgatagaagatattaagcagacagtctactaatactctaatgactgctggttgacatgtagttacaaagttacttactgcTAGTAGAATATCTAAAGCGGACTATCGAAATAAGATGTTACCGGTTGCTATTGCTATAGTCGTTTAACGAGTTTCAGAACGTTGCAGTCATAAATGACTAgtcatccagtttttatttgcatatttgaaaattGGTACGCTTGATTGAACCGTGAAGAAATGTGTGTGAGCCGAGGatcatcagcataacagtgaaagcaCACTGTGGTTCCTGATGGTATCTTTTTAGGGTAACATGTAAAACAAGAAAAGCAATGGTCCTATACCGAGCCTTTTGGTCAGATAAGTAGGGTTTGAACCATGCTAAACTAAATGGCAGGCCAGAAGTTGGTGATATCTCTGTATAGAAACACTGCGTGCCTGTGCATGTTCCTATAGAGCAGATGTGGCGAACTCCAGTCCCAAAAAGCCCGAAaccctgcagagttcagctacAACCCTAATTAACCTCTTAAGACCCTGCGCACTCATACGAGAACATGAATTTTTAGCGAATTTCTCTGAGACTAGACGTGGGACATGCCAGTTTTAGATCTGGGTGTCCTGTAAAGATCACGTTCAGAGCTTTTCAGAGATACCGAGCGATTGGgtgtttccttcttttttttaaatcaacatttcatgaaaatgttatggggtttcaaatcaaattaCGAAATTTCTGTTACAAAACAGGATGTTGATTACCTATATTTCCTTATATGAGGACCCTAGGagtaaaagcatgtttattatgcattttgggaGACCATATGATGTATGAATAGAGATACCATACGAA contains:
- the hsd17b2 gene encoding estradiol 17-beta-dehydrogenase 2 yields the protein MEAFVEGCLGFLYDLLVVVCVGLLLLQVAEGRTVRWLGLLVVSGVTLSCLVNSSALKVGIVSVLCSVIHYVGREGVMLPAQNKAVLITGCDSGFGHDLARFLDVAGMRVFAGVLDELGPGALELKKAASPNLTVLQLDITNSSQITQAHRYIQSQTGKTGLWALVNNAGVLGYMCDGEIQPIKMYKKYLDVNFIGSVEITKVFLPLIRQSKGRLVSISSMAGEVPIPGFAGYGASKAALTSFCGAIRQELLRWGVKVIIVQPGAFKTNILGSREQWESAEGDVLSGLSPEAMASYGEEYICSMQQRLVQMSSLSSPDTGPVLEALKHAILSQTPKPFYYPGASAWAFPLLYRHCPTSLSDRIFSQMFISSDIKPAEVLES